CCGCGCAACGGGCGACTGGCCAAGGAAGGAACCCCTGGAGCAGTCCAGGAGTGCTTCGTATCGGGGACGGAGCCCACAAGCTACAGCCCGGAGCCTGCGGCCGAGGCGGTTTCCGCGCCGTAATTATCCGTTATCACAAATGTTTTTTGCTGCGGCTCTGCTTGTTTCGGCCGCTGAAACGATGCGCCGTAAAGCCTTGCCAGGAGCGGATCGACGCGTCAAAACCGGGCTAGATCCGCTCCTGTCGCGGATAAAAAGGGACGGGTCACAAAAAAACCCTTGCAAATTACGAATATATGATTATAGTGGCGTTAATTTAATCCAGCCAAGGAGGGTCTCACATGACTAAAGCAGAACTGGTCGAAGCAGTGGCGAAGTCCGCAAACATCCCCAAGGCCGCAGCCGAGAAGGCCGTCGGTGCATTCATCTCCACCGTGAGCGGTGCGCTGAAGAAGGGCGACAGGGTAACCCTGGTGGGCTTCGGTAGCTTCGAAGTTGCCAGCCGTCAGGCTCGTACCGGCAGGAACCCGCAGACCGGCAAGGAGATCAAGATCGCCGAAGCCAAGGTGCCCAAGTTCCGCCCGGGTAAGGCCCTGAAGGACGCCATCGCAACCAAGAAGAAGTAGTCTTGGACCAGCCAGCGACGTGCCCCTCCACGACTGTTGCTACGTCTCCGGCACGCAAGAGAACCCCGCCCCCAAAGCGGGGTTTTTTCTTGTAAACGTATACAAAAAAAGAAAAACTTGCCTTTGTGGGGCGCATGTAGTAAAGCTGTTCCCCTGACTGACATCAGTTGCACCGGGGCCAACGCCCCTCCCATCGATCCAACCCCTCGCATTCAGGTTTATCCCCACGAGAAATGCGGCAGCAGCTAATTGGTTGGCGACGATGTATGGTTTGCCGGTCATATGGCGTGTTGCCGAGTTTTATTTCAGCTAAGCCTGCGACAATCGTTGTCGCGGCGGGTTTGGCACGCCCCACATTTTAGCACCCTTAAGCAAAGAGCCGCGTCCGTCCCCTGGGGATGTCCGGGACGCGAGCGTGGCCTTATTTTGCCCAAGGGAGAAAAGGAAACACATGTCTTTTGAAACCCTGAACCTCTCCGCCCCCATCATGAAAGCAATCAACGCCTGCGGCTACACCGAGCCGACCCCGATCCAGGCCGAGTCGATCCCGCTGGCCCTTTCCGGTCGCGACCTGATCGGCAGCGCCCAGACCGGCACCGGCAAGACCGCGTCGTTCGTGCTCCCCGCGCTGGAGCGCCTGCTGGTGCCGTCCCCGGTGCGCAGCAAGGGGCCGCGCATCCTGGTGCTGACGCCGACCCGCGAACTGGCCATGCAGGTAGTTGACGCCGTCAGGACCTACGGCAAGTTCATGCGGGTGCGCTGCGGCGCCATTCTCGGGGGGATGCCCTACCGCGACCAGATGATGCTCCTGTCCAGCCCGGTCGACATTATCGTGGCTACGCCGGGGCGCCTGATCGATCACCTGGACCGCCGTTCCATCAACTTCTCGCGCCTGGAGATGCTGGTGCTGGACGAGGCGGACCGCATGCTGGACATGGGCTTCTCCGAGGACGTGGACCGCATCGCCGCCGCGGCCCCGACCGAGCGCCAGACCCTGCTCTTCACTGCCACCATGGACGACGCCATGGCCAAACTGGCCCAGCGCCTGTTGAAGGACCCGGTTCGTGTCGCGGTGGACGTGAAGCAGGTGACCAACCTCTCCATCGAGCAGCGCCTGCACGTGACCGACGACATGCGCCACAAGAACCGCATCCTGCAGCACCTGGTTGCCGACGCCAGCGTCACCAAGGCGATCATCTTTTCGGCCACCAAGAAGGACGCCGACCAGCTCGCTTTCGAGCTCTACTCGCAGGGGCACGCCGCCGCCGCACTGCACGGGGACATGTCGCAAGGGGCGCGTAACAAGACCATCTCCAACATGCGTCGTGGCAAGGTGCGCCTGCTGGTCGCCACCGACGTCGCCGCTCGCGGCCTGGACGTCTCCGGCATCAGTCACGTCATCAACTTCGACCTCCCCAAGTTCGCCGAGGACTACGTGCACAGGATTGGCAGGACCGGCCGCGCCGGTGCCACCGGCATCGCCATCTCGTTCTGCTCCATGAACGAGGTCGCCTACCTGGATCGTATCGAGCGCCTGACCGGCAAGCCGCTGCCCCAGCACGTTATCGAGGGGCTCGAGCCGACCCGCCCGCTGAGAAGAAACAACGGCGCCCCCGGCGCCCGCAAGGGTCGCCCCAGCTTCGACCCGCGCAAGAAAGGGTTCGCTCCCAAGGGCCGTCCTTCCCAGGGGGGACGTCCCGGCCAGACCGGGCGTCCGGGACAGGCTTCCGGCCGCCGCGACGCGCAGCCGGTGGTCGAGTACCGTCGCGGCAGGGGCGGCGCGGGAAACTAGCCTTTTCCTTGATTTAACTCGTTGGTTTTGGTATCGTTTGCACCTGTGTATACACGGCCCCCAGGCGTCACGCCTCGGGGGCCGCTTGCGACTGAGCGCCGCCGGCTTACGGCAGCCATGAGAGATACGAAGGGGGTAGCAGATGTCCGCAGCAGTTGAACTTGGGAAGGGTCTCCACTGGATCGGGGTCAAGGATCCCAGCCTCACCGTCTTCGACGATCTCTTTCCCACCCAGTACGGAACCACCTACAACTCGTACCTGGTTCAGGGCGAGTCCCACATCGCCATCATCGACACCGTCAAGGCCAAGCGCTTCGACGAGTTCCTGGAAAAGATCCGTTCCATCACCGATCCGGCCAACGTCGACTACATCGTGGTGAACCATTCCGAGCCCGACCACTCGGGTTCGCTGTCCCAGCTCCTGAAGCACTGCCCGAAGGCGACCGTCGTCTCCAGCCAGGCCGCGCGCACCTTCCTGGGCAACCAGATCCACGTCCCGTTCGAGTCCCGTATCGTCAAGGACAACGACCAGATCGATCTGGGTGGGCGCACCCTGCGCTTCATCGCCGCTCCCTTCCTGCACTGGCCGGACACCATGTTCACCCTGCTGGAGGAGGACCAGGTGCTGTTCTCCTGCGACGCATTCGGCTCGCACTACTCCCCGGAAGGGCTCTTCGCCGACGAGTGCCCGGACTTCTCCGGCGAGACCCGCTTTTATTTCGACTGCATCATGCGTCCTTTCAAGGAGCGCATCCTGCAAGCGGTGGCGAAACTTGACGGCGTCGAGCTGAAGATGCTCTGCCCGAGCCACGGCCCGATCCACCGCAGCGACGCCAGGAAGGCCATCGAGCTGTACCAGAAGTGGTCCCAGCCCAAGGCCGCCGGTCGCCGGGTCGCCATCTTCTACATCTCCCCGCACGGCAACACCGAGCAGATGGCCGAGGCGGTGGCCAAGGGGGCCGGCGACGCCGGCGTCCACGTCACCCTGTGCCACATCAACCACGCCTCCGTGGCCGATATCCGCGACCTGATGGAAGAGTGCGACGGCCTCATATTCGGTACGCCGACCATCAACCGCGACATCCCGAAACCGATGTGGGACGTGCTGGCCTACCTCTCCACCGTGAGCCTCAAGGGGAACATCGGTGGGGTCTTCGGCAGCTACGGCTGGTCCGGCGAGGCGTGCCGCATGGCCGAGGAGCGGCTGAAGAGCATGAACTTCAAGCTGCCGGCATCGCTGATCCGCTCCCCCTTCATGCCCAAGCCCGAGATCCTTGCCGAGTGCGAGGCGCTGGGGCGCGCCGTGGCCGAAGAGGTCCTCAAGAAGTAGCTCTTTTCTCGCTTCCTTTGGCCCCTCTCCCTCCGGGAGAGGGCGCCCGAAGGGCGGGTGAGGGCGGTGCCACGCAGCTCTCGCGGCGTCTCCAGCCATCTTCCCCTCTCCCAACCTTCCCCTACCGGGGGGAGGAGCCAACACCACTCAACACATGCCGACAACCAGCCAGCACATCGTAGAGGTCGCCATCCCCCTCCCCCTGGAGGGAAGCTTCCACTACCTGGTGCCCGAGCGCCTTTCGTCCGCTGCCCAGGCGGGCAAGCGCGTCTTGGTTCCCTTCGGCCGGCGCAAGGTGACCGGCTACCTGCTCGGCGACGCGGACGCGCCCGGCGCGGGTGAGTTAAAGGAAGTGCTGGAGATCCTCGACGAAGAGCCCCTCTTCACGTTGGCCGAGCTGGAGTTCTACCGCTGGATCGCCGGCTATTACCTGCACCCTTTGGGCGAGGTGATAAAGATGGCGCTTCCTGCCGGGATCAACCTGGTGAGCCGCTACCGTTGCGAGCAGGCCGAGGATGGCACCCCGGTACTCAAGGAGTACCTGGCCGGCGGCAAGAGCGTGCGCACCGAGCGAGTTTACACGGCGGTACCGGATTGCAGCGTCCGCCCGCGCGGCAAGGGTCTGGAGATCCTGGAATACCTCATGGAGGTTGGGGAGTGTTCCGGCCCGCAGCTCAGGGAGCGTTTCGGCGCCTGCACGGCGCAACTCGGGCGCCTGGTCGAGTTAGGGGTGGCGCGCCTTTCCCAGCGCGAGGTGTACCGTGATCCCTTCAAGGCCAAGGAGTACGGCCACGATGGTCCGCTCCCGCTCAACCCGGCCCAGGCAGAGGCACTGGTTAAAGTCTCCGCCGCGCTCGACTCCGGCGAGTTCTCACCCTTCCTGCTGCACGGGGTCACCGGTAGCGGCAAGACCGAGGTGTATCTTCAGTCGATCGCGGTCGCGCTGGCGGCGGGCAAGAGCGCGCTGGTGCTGGTCCCGGAGATCGCCCTGACGCCGCAGCTGGTGGGACGCTTCAAGCGTCGCTTCGACTGTGGCATCGCCGTGCTGCACTCCGGCCTCTCCGACGGGGAGCGATTCGACGAGTGGCGCCGCATCAGGCGCGGCGAGGCCTCCATCGTCATCGGTGCCCGCTCCGCCCTGTTCGCGCCGCTGGAGCGCGTCGGCGTTATCGTGGTCGACGAAGAACACGAGGGAAGCTACAAACAGTCCGAGGGAGTGCGCTACAACGCGCGCGACCTGGCGCTGGTGCGCGGCAAGCTGGGCAAAGCCGTGGTGCTTTTGGGTTCGGCGACGCCGCTCGTGACCAGCTACCACGCCGCCCAGACCGGGCGCCTCGGCTACCTGAGCCTCCCGGACCGGGTGCGCGACCTCCCCATGCCGGAAACGAGGATGCTGGACGCGCGCAACCACAAGGGGGACATCTTCCTCCCCGAACTTATCGAGGCAATGGGGGAAAACCTGGACGCCGGGGGGCAGACGCTGCTCTTCCTGAACCGGCGTGGCTTCGCCACCTACCTCGTCTGCGAGACCTGCGGCCACGTACTGCGCTGCCCCAACTGCGCGGTGACCCTCACCTACCACCGCATCAAGGGAAAGCACGTCTGCCACTACTGCGACTTCGCCATGCTCCCCCCGAGCACTTGTCCCGACTGCCAAAGCGGCGCCATCACCCTTTTAGGGCGCGGCACCGAGCGGGTCGAGGACCAGGTGCAGAAGCTCCTGCCGGATGCCCGCGTTTCCCGCATGGACCGCGACTCGACTCGCGGCAAGGGAGGGCACGCCCGGGTCCTCAAGGAGTTGGAGGAAGGGGCGGTGGATATCCTGATCGGGACCCAGATGATCGCCAAGGGGCATGACTTCCCCGGCGTCACCCTGGTCGGTGTCCTGTCCGCTGACGCCTCCTTGAACCTCCCTGACTTCCGTAGCGCCGAGCGCACCTTCCAACTGGTGACCCAGGTGATGGGGCGGGCCGGGCGTGGCGACAAGCCGGGCAGGGTTCTGGTGCAGACATTGGCGCCGGAGCATTACGCGCTCACCCACGCCGTGGCACACGATTACCTGGGGTTCTACCGTGAGGAGATCGCCTTCCGCGAGGAGGTGGGATACCCTCCCTTCGCGCACCTGGCGGCGTTGACTTTTTCGGCGGTGGCTGCGGGGCAGGGGGAGGTTGCCGCCGACGAGGCCGCGGCGCTGTTGCGCCGCATCAAGCGCGAGGCGCGGCTCCGGGTGGAGGTGCTCGGCCCGGTCACGGCCCCGCTGGGCAAGGTGCGCGGGCGCTTCCGGTGGCAGATTCTCTTGAAGGGGGTGGAGCGCGCCGACCTGCACCGGCTCCTGTTCCACTTCCGGGGCGGCTTCAGCCACCCCTCCACGGTCAGGCTCACCATCGACGTCGATCCGGTGGATATGCTGTAAGCTTCGGCGTTATGCCCAGGCTCCTTCGCAATCTCCCTCTCCCTTCGGGAGAGGGCCGGGGTGAGGGGGCTGACACGAAGGGGCCACGGCGCCGCTAGCAATGCCCTCACCCTTTCCCCTCCCCCAGAGGGCGAGGGGTTTTTTATTCCCTGCGGTAAAGACAAAAAAAGGGGCCTCCCGGATGGGAGGCCCCTTTTTTATTGCTATTTCAGCAGCCGCTTAGTGGTGCGGGTGCATGAAGGCGTAGATCATCAGCAAGAGCAGCGTGATGCCGGTGAACAGCGCGGTGAAGCCGAAGGCTTTCAGGCAGAAGTCGTAGAAGATGCCGGAAGACTTCTTGGCAGCGAACTTCTCGGTGATGCCTTCTTTCTCGTAACGTGCCCACTGATCGCCACGCTCTTCGACGAACTCGTGCTTGGACATCTGGCCGTTGAAGATGACGAAGTCCATCGGGAACTTCTCCGGACGTCCGTGGGTGTTGAAGAAGTGGACCGAGAAGATGAAGCCCGTCGCCAGGAGCGCCTCATCGGAGTGGATGATGGTGGCCACGTTGAACGCCCAACCCGGCAGGAACATGCCGAAGAACTCGGGGAACCAGAGCATCAGGCCGGAGCCACCGATGGCGAACATACCCCAGAAGACCGCGATGAAGTCAAATTTCTCCCAGTAGGTCCATCTCTCGAAGGCCGGCTTCGGCCCTTTGAAGAAGAACCAGCGGACCATGCCGATTACGTCGCTGATGTCGCGCAGGTTCGGGCAGAGGGAGTCAGGTCCGAAGAGCCTCTGCAGCGGGTTGCCCTTGATGTCCTTCCTGATGAACAGGAAGTGGACGCTCATAAAGAGTGCCATTGCGAAGTAGACGAAGGTGATGCCGGCGCAGATCCTGTGGATGAAGCCTGCGTTCGGGGCCCCGCCGTAGAGATCCATGAGGAACTTAGCCCAGACCTGGTCGCTGAACTTCAGCGGCAGACCGGTGAGGGAGAGACCCAGGAAGCTGATGATGACCAGCAGGTGCATGAACACGTGGACCCTTCTGAAGCGGCGGTACTGCTTGTGCCCTTCGGGTACGTGGTGCAGAATGATGCCTTCTTCGAGAGCGGCTGCCTTCTCACGGTTCTCCACGAAGCCGCGGATCATCCAGAGCAGGGTGTGAATCCAGAAGACGGTGAAGGTACCGACCAGCAGGCCGGTCATCGCGATGAAGGTGTAGAACAGGATGGGATACTTCTCGCGGTCGTTGTGCTCACCGTGAGCGTAGAACTTGGTGAACAGCATGCTCCCTTTAGCGTGGCACTTGGAGCAGGTATGGACCAGGTTAGCCGGGTTGACCGAGGACTTGGGATCCTTGGACGGCAGGATGGCGTGTGCGGTGTGGCAGTCAGCGCAGCCTGCTACCTTCTCCGGGTAGCCCAGGCGGTAGTTCTTGCCGTGGTAGCTCTCCATGTAGCTCTTGACGGCGACTTCGGAGATGTGGTTGCGCTCGACCAGTTTCTGGTCAGCGTGGCAGCGGAGGCAGACCTTGGTGTGGAACTCGCGGTTTTCCTTGGAGTTCGGATCGCCCAGGGCCTTGATCTCGTGCAGGTTGTGGCAGTCGTTGCAAGCCGCCGAATCCTGGTTCCCGGCAAGAACGCCCTTGCCGTGTACCGACTGGCTGAAGCCGCGCTCGTCCTTGTGGCACTGGGTGCACTTGACGATTACCCTACGCTTGTCCTTGTTCCAGTAGGTGTGGCTGTGCATGTCGGTGTGGCACTGTGCGCACCCGATGCCCTTCTCGCTGTGGATACTCTTGGCGTGCTCGGCCGCTTCCTTTTTGTGGCAGCGAACGCACTGTACTTTGCCCACCTTGATCTCGCCCTTCATGTGCTTGGCGAGTTCGACGATCTCGATGTGGCAGCTGGTGCAACCGTTTTTGCCGTGTACGGAGTTGGCCATCGCCTCGGCGGAAATCTTGTTGCCGTGGCAGCCCAGGCAGGTTGCCGGGTCGATGGCCAGGCCCTGAGCGGCAAAACCGGGCCGGGCTAGTGCTAGGAGCAGTAGCAGCGGGATGAGGCGTGTGAAGACTTGAACCATTGTAATCTCCTGTATTTAGGATCGTTTTAGAACGCTTTAATCTATTG
This window of the Geomonas agri genome carries:
- a CDS encoding HU family DNA-binding protein, translating into MTKAELVEAVAKSANIPKAAAEKAVGAFISTVSGALKKGDRVTLVGFGSFEVASRQARTGRNPQTGKEIKIAEAKVPKFRPGKALKDAIATKKK
- a CDS encoding DEAD/DEAH box helicase, which produces MSFETLNLSAPIMKAINACGYTEPTPIQAESIPLALSGRDLIGSAQTGTGKTASFVLPALERLLVPSPVRSKGPRILVLTPTRELAMQVVDAVRTYGKFMRVRCGAILGGMPYRDQMMLLSSPVDIIVATPGRLIDHLDRRSINFSRLEMLVLDEADRMLDMGFSEDVDRIAAAAPTERQTLLFTATMDDAMAKLAQRLLKDPVRVAVDVKQVTNLSIEQRLHVTDDMRHKNRILQHLVADASVTKAIIFSATKKDADQLAFELYSQGHAAAALHGDMSQGARNKTISNMRRGKVRLLVATDVAARGLDVSGISHVINFDLPKFAEDYVHRIGRTGRAGATGIAISFCSMNEVAYLDRIERLTGKPLPQHVIEGLEPTRPLRRNNGAPGARKGRPSFDPRKKGFAPKGRPSQGGRPGQTGRPGQASGRRDAQPVVEYRRGRGGAGN
- a CDS encoding FprA family A-type flavoprotein — its product is MSAAVELGKGLHWIGVKDPSLTVFDDLFPTQYGTTYNSYLVQGESHIAIIDTVKAKRFDEFLEKIRSITDPANVDYIVVNHSEPDHSGSLSQLLKHCPKATVVSSQAARTFLGNQIHVPFESRIVKDNDQIDLGGRTLRFIAAPFLHWPDTMFTLLEEDQVLFSCDAFGSHYSPEGLFADECPDFSGETRFYFDCIMRPFKERILQAVAKLDGVELKMLCPSHGPIHRSDARKAIELYQKWSQPKAAGRRVAIFYISPHGNTEQMAEAVAKGAGDAGVHVTLCHINHASVADIRDLMEECDGLIFGTPTINRDIPKPMWDVLAYLSTVSLKGNIGGVFGSYGWSGEACRMAEERLKSMNFKLPASLIRSPFMPKPEILAECEALGRAVAEEVLKK
- the priA gene encoding replication restart helicase PriA; its protein translation is MPTTSQHIVEVAIPLPLEGSFHYLVPERLSSAAQAGKRVLVPFGRRKVTGYLLGDADAPGAGELKEVLEILDEEPLFTLAELEFYRWIAGYYLHPLGEVIKMALPAGINLVSRYRCEQAEDGTPVLKEYLAGGKSVRTERVYTAVPDCSVRPRGKGLEILEYLMEVGECSGPQLRERFGACTAQLGRLVELGVARLSQREVYRDPFKAKEYGHDGPLPLNPAQAEALVKVSAALDSGEFSPFLLHGVTGSGKTEVYLQSIAVALAAGKSALVLVPEIALTPQLVGRFKRRFDCGIAVLHSGLSDGERFDEWRRIRRGEASIVIGARSALFAPLERVGVIVVDEEHEGSYKQSEGVRYNARDLALVRGKLGKAVVLLGSATPLVTSYHAAQTGRLGYLSLPDRVRDLPMPETRMLDARNHKGDIFLPELIEAMGENLDAGGQTLLFLNRRGFATYLVCETCGHVLRCPNCAVTLTYHRIKGKHVCHYCDFAMLPPSTCPDCQSGAITLLGRGTERVEDQVQKLLPDARVSRMDRDSTRGKGGHARVLKELEEGAVDILIGTQMIAKGHDFPGVTLVGVLSADASLNLPDFRSAERTFQLVTQVMGRAGRGDKPGRVLVQTLAPEHYALTHAVAHDYLGFYREEIAFREEVGYPPFAHLAALTFSAVAAGQGEVAADEAAALLRRIKREARLRVEVLGPVTAPLGKVRGRFRWQILLKGVERADLHRLLFHFRGGFSHPSTVRLTIDVDPVDML
- a CDS encoding cytochrome c3 family protein, with protein sequence MVQVFTRLIPLLLLLALARPGFAAQGLAIDPATCLGCHGNKISAEAMANSVHGKNGCTSCHIEIVELAKHMKGEIKVGKVQCVRCHKKEAAEHAKSIHSEKGIGCAQCHTDMHSHTYWNKDKRRVIVKCTQCHKDERGFSQSVHGKGVLAGNQDSAACNDCHNLHEIKALGDPNSKENREFHTKVCLRCHADQKLVERNHISEVAVKSYMESYHGKNYRLGYPEKVAGCADCHTAHAILPSKDPKSSVNPANLVHTCSKCHAKGSMLFTKFYAHGEHNDREKYPILFYTFIAMTGLLVGTFTVFWIHTLLWMIRGFVENREKAAALEEGIILHHVPEGHKQYRRFRRVHVFMHLLVIISFLGLSLTGLPLKFSDQVWAKFLMDLYGGAPNAGFIHRICAGITFVYFAMALFMSVHFLFIRKDIKGNPLQRLFGPDSLCPNLRDISDVIGMVRWFFFKGPKPAFERWTYWEKFDFIAVFWGMFAIGGSGLMLWFPEFFGMFLPGWAFNVATIIHSDEALLATGFIFSVHFFNTHGRPEKFPMDFVIFNGQMSKHEFVEERGDQWARYEKEGITEKFAAKKSSGIFYDFCLKAFGFTALFTGITLLLLMIYAFMHPHH